In Kitasatospora viridis, a single window of DNA contains:
- a CDS encoding hydrogenase maturation protein yields the protein MRILLIASAFNSLTQRVQAELHDRGHQAPAEVVGTPQEVRAAVVRHDPELILAPMLKTAVPADVWSRHTCLIVHPGPPGDRGPSSLDRAVLDGERAWGVTVLQANAEMDAGDIWADEAFPLPAAGKSDVYRGELSDAALRAVLRAVDRVASGRHRPRPQTGLPIRVRPPLTQAERRIDWAADDTAAVLRTLRAADSQPGVRAELLGGAWFLHGGHPEDELRGTPGSVLATRAGAICLATADGAVWIPELRPARTPGGPAPVKLPAVLALGERLPAVPDLPAPLRIPAGRSTFSDIRYEEHGEAGVLRFSFPGGAMSTDRCRRLLAAYRAACARPTRVLVLGGARDFFSNGIHLGVIEAAADPAAESWANIEAIDDLVEAVLGTTDRLVVAALGGNAAAGGVMLALAADEVWCRDGAVLNPHYRLMGLPGSEYWTYTLPARVGPETAEALLRAAEPVSADRARRLGLVDRVVPCGPAAFPERVAELAAELAADPAAHQRITEKKRRRARDEAAKPLAAYRAEELARMRRTFSDPDAPYHALRSAFVRKQPAPAPAPR from the coding sequence ACAGCCTGACCCAGCGCGTCCAGGCAGAACTGCACGACCGGGGCCACCAGGCGCCCGCCGAGGTGGTCGGCACCCCGCAGGAGGTCCGGGCGGCGGTCGTGCGGCACGACCCCGAGCTGATCCTCGCACCGATGCTGAAGACGGCCGTCCCGGCGGACGTCTGGTCCCGTCACACTTGTCTGATCGTCCACCCCGGCCCGCCCGGCGACCGCGGCCCGTCCTCGCTCGACCGGGCGGTGCTGGACGGCGAGCGGGCCTGGGGTGTGACGGTCCTCCAGGCCAACGCCGAGATGGACGCCGGGGACATCTGGGCCGACGAGGCGTTCCCGCTGCCCGCCGCCGGCAAGAGCGACGTCTACCGCGGCGAGCTCTCCGACGCCGCCCTGCGCGCCGTGCTGCGGGCCGTCGACCGGGTCGCCTCCGGCCGCCACCGGCCCCGGCCGCAGACCGGACTGCCGATCCGGGTGCGCCCGCCGCTGACCCAGGCCGAGCGCCGGATCGACTGGGCCGCCGACGACACCGCGGCGGTGCTGCGCACCCTGCGCGCGGCCGACTCGCAACCGGGCGTGCGCGCCGAACTGCTCGGCGGCGCCTGGTTCCTGCACGGCGGACACCCGGAGGACGAGCTGCGCGGCACGCCGGGCAGCGTGCTGGCCACCCGGGCCGGCGCGATCTGCCTGGCGACCGCCGACGGCGCGGTGTGGATCCCCGAACTGCGCCCCGCCCGCACCCCCGGCGGCCCCGCCCCGGTGAAGCTGCCCGCCGTCCTCGCGCTCGGCGAGCGCCTGCCCGCCGTCCCCGACCTCCCCGCGCCGCTGCGGATCCCGGCCGGCCGCAGCACGTTCAGCGACATCCGCTACGAGGAGCACGGCGAGGCCGGGGTGCTGCGGTTCTCCTTCCCCGGCGGCGCGATGAGCACCGACCGGTGCCGCCGGCTGCTCGCCGCCTACCGGGCCGCCTGCGCCCGCCCGACCAGGGTGCTGGTGCTCGGCGGCGCCCGGGACTTCTTCTCCAACGGCATCCACCTCGGGGTGATCGAGGCCGCCGCCGATCCGGCCGCCGAGTCCTGGGCCAACATCGAGGCGATCGACGACCTGGTGGAGGCGGTGCTCGGGACCACCGACCGCCTGGTGGTCGCGGCCCTCGGCGGCAACGCGGCGGCCGGCGGGGTGATGCTGGCGCTCGCGGCGGACGAGGTCTGGTGCCGTGACGGGGCGGTGCTCAACCCGCACTACCGCCTGATGGGCCTGCCCGGCTCGGAGTACTGGACCTACACGCTGCCCGCGCGGGTCGGCCCCGAGACCGCCGAGGCGCTGCTGCGCGCGGCCGAGCCGGTCAGCGCCGACCGGGCCCGCCGCCTGGGCCTGGTGGACCGCGTGGTCCCCTGCGGCCCGGCCGCCTTCCCCGAGCGGGTCGCCGAACTCGCCGCCGAGCTGGCCGCCGATCCGGCGGCCCACCAGCGGATCACCGAGAAGAAGCGGCGGCGCGCCCGGGACGAGGCGGCGAAGCCGCTGGCCGCCTACCGGGCGGAGGAGCTGGCCCGGATGCGGCGCACCTTCTCCGACCCGGACGCGCCCTACCACGCGCTGCGCTCGGCCTTCGTCCGCAAGCAGCCGGCCCCCGCCCCCGCGCCGCGCTGA
- a CDS encoding GlsB/YeaQ/YmgE family stress response membrane protein produces MFQIVWILIIGLVLGLLARLLLRGPQAIPLWLTALLGAAGALLGNAAAGWIGVRHTSGIDWIRHLLQIGFAVVLVALVAPSWGRRRVQR; encoded by the coding sequence GTGTTCCAGATCGTGTGGATCCTCATCATCGGGCTCGTGCTCGGCCTGCTGGCCAGGCTGCTGCTGCGCGGCCCGCAGGCGATTCCGCTGTGGCTGACCGCGCTGCTGGGGGCGGCCGGGGCACTGCTCGGGAACGCGGCGGCCGGGTGGATCGGCGTCCGGCACACCTCCGGGATCGACTGGATCCGGCACCTGCTGCAGATCGGCTTCGCCGTGGTCCTGGTCGCGCTGGTCGCGCCGAGCTGGGGCAGGCGGCGGGTGCAGCGCTGA
- a CDS encoding class I SAM-dependent methyltransferase gives MAGIEYDQHTAERYRAAREVPREGLTAWREAIAAASGLRPGDTVLDLGAGTGAFATAFRDWFDVRVLAVEPAAAMRAVLLGQLGPADERIRVLDGRGEALPLPDGCADAAWLGSVLHHLSDAAATARELHRVLRPGAPVLIRNLFPGRAERDLRVRFFPETAAGVADYPSAEQVAGVFAGAGFRRVSLTSLPQRSAATLEEYADRLNQDSDSKLRALTAEQYAAGLARLRDAARRHPAEPATSWMDLLVLARTEGGSGDADAAR, from the coding sequence ATGGCCGGGATCGAGTACGACCAGCACACCGCCGAGCGGTACCGGGCCGCCCGCGAGGTGCCGCGCGAGGGCCTGACGGCCTGGCGCGAGGCGATCGCGGCGGCGAGCGGCCTGCGCCCGGGCGACACGGTGCTCGACCTCGGCGCCGGCACCGGGGCGTTCGCCACCGCCTTCCGCGACTGGTTCGACGTCCGGGTGCTGGCCGTCGAACCGGCCGCCGCGATGCGCGCCGTGCTCCTCGGACAGCTGGGCCCCGCCGACGAGCGGATCCGGGTGCTCGACGGGCGCGGCGAGGCGCTGCCGCTGCCCGACGGCTGCGCCGACGCCGCCTGGCTCGGCTCGGTGCTGCACCACCTGAGCGATGCGGCCGCCACCGCCCGTGAGCTGCACCGGGTGCTGCGGCCCGGCGCGCCGGTGCTGATCCGCAACCTCTTCCCCGGCCGCGCCGAGCGCGACCTGCGGGTGCGGTTCTTCCCCGAGACCGCCGCGGGCGTGGCCGACTACCCGAGCGCCGAGCAGGTCGCCGGGGTCTTCGCCGGGGCCGGCTTCCGGCGGGTCTCGCTCACCTCGCTTCCGCAGCGCAGCGCTGCCACCCTGGAGGAGTACGCCGACCGGCTGAACCAGGACAGCGACTCCAAACTGCGCGCGCTGACCGCCGAGCAGTACGCCGCCGGACTGGCCCGGCTGCGCGACGCGGCGCGCCGCCACCCCGCGGAGCCGGCGACGAGTTGGATGGACCTGCTGGTGCTGGCCCGGACTGAGGGAGGATCAGGTGACGCGGACGCTGCACGGTGA
- a CDS encoding GNAT family N-acetyltransferase has translation MTRTLHGERVVLRPAEPTDVSELAAIRRTPQVYRRWRGGGDLVATVAEELADPGDETFVVLLDERVVGAIQWTQENEPDYRHASIDIYLDPEVHGQGLGADAVRTLARHLIADHGHHRLTIDPAADNAPAIACYTKVGFRPVGVLRRYERGADGVFHDGLLMDLLADELR, from the coding sequence GTGACGCGGACGCTGCACGGTGAACGGGTGGTGCTGCGGCCCGCCGAGCCGACGGACGTGTCGGAGCTGGCCGCGATCCGCCGCACCCCGCAGGTGTACCGGCGCTGGCGCGGCGGCGGCGACCTGGTGGCGACGGTCGCCGAGGAGCTCGCCGACCCCGGTGACGAGACCTTCGTGGTGCTGCTCGACGAGCGGGTGGTCGGCGCGATCCAGTGGACCCAGGAGAACGAGCCCGACTACCGGCACGCCAGCATCGACATCTACCTGGACCCGGAGGTGCACGGCCAGGGGCTGGGCGCCGACGCGGTCCGCACCCTGGCCCGCCACCTGATCGCCGACCACGGGCACCACCGCCTCACCATCGACCCGGCAGCCGACAACGCCCCGGCGATCGCCTGCTACACCAAGGTCGGCTTCCGCCCGGTCGGCGTGCTGCGCCGCTACGAGCGCGGCGCGGACGGCGTCTTCCACGACGGCCTGCTGATGGACCTGCTGGCCGACGAGCTGCGCTGA
- a CDS encoding beta-ketoacyl-[acyl-carrier-protein] synthase family protein produces MAFSQVTATVTGLGATTPLGGTAAATWEAMLAGVSGASALTDEWALDLPSRLAAKVKVEPGEVLDRVRARKLDRCQQLALIAAREAWADAGAPEVAPERLAVVIGTGIGGMQTLLQQDDLLEATGSSRKISPHTVPMMMANGSAGQVSIELGARGGAFTPVSACASGAEALAMALDLIRLGRADVVIAGGTEALVHRTPLAAFAQAKTLSTRNEDPTRASRPFDAGRDGLVLGEGAALLVLESPEFAAARGARPLAGLAGSGITSDAYHITAGSREGQVRAIRMALESASVTPQQIDLVHAHATSTELGDLTEAESITEAIGTHPAVTATKSMTGHLLGGSGALGALATVLALRDGIAPATLNLEEQDPRIKLDVVTGAPRAGAYRTALANSFGFGGHNVSLVFTAVD; encoded by the coding sequence ATGGCGTTCTCCCAGGTGACGGCCACGGTGACCGGGCTCGGCGCGACCACACCGCTCGGCGGCACCGCTGCGGCGACCTGGGAGGCGATGCTGGCCGGCGTCTCCGGGGCGAGCGCCCTCACCGACGAGTGGGCGCTGGACCTGCCCTCCCGGCTGGCCGCCAAGGTCAAGGTCGAGCCCGGCGAGGTGCTGGACCGGGTGCGGGCCCGCAAGCTCGACCGCTGCCAGCAGCTGGCGCTGATCGCCGCCCGGGAGGCCTGGGCGGACGCGGGCGCGCCCGAGGTCGCGCCGGAGCGGCTGGCCGTGGTGATCGGCACCGGGATCGGCGGCATGCAGACCCTGCTCCAGCAGGACGACCTGCTGGAGGCCACCGGCAGCTCCCGCAAGATCTCCCCGCACACCGTGCCGATGATGATGGCGAACGGCTCGGCCGGCCAGGTCAGCATCGAACTGGGCGCCCGGGGCGGGGCGTTCACTCCGGTCAGCGCGTGCGCCTCGGGCGCCGAGGCGCTCGCCATGGCGCTGGACCTGATCCGGCTCGGCCGGGCCGACGTGGTGATCGCGGGCGGCACCGAGGCCCTGGTGCACCGCACGCCGCTGGCCGCCTTCGCCCAGGCCAAGACGCTGAGCACCCGCAACGAGGACCCGACCCGCGCCTCCCGCCCGTTCGACGCCGGCCGCGACGGCCTGGTGCTCGGCGAGGGCGCCGCGCTGCTGGTGCTGGAGAGCCCCGAGTTCGCCGCCGCCCGGGGTGCCCGGCCGCTGGCCGGGCTGGCCGGCTCGGGCATCACCTCGGACGCGTACCACATCACCGCGGGCAGCCGGGAGGGCCAGGTCCGGGCGATCCGGATGGCCCTGGAGTCGGCCTCGGTGACGCCCCAGCAGATCGACCTGGTGCACGCGCACGCCACCTCCACCGAGTTGGGCGACCTGACCGAGGCCGAGTCCATCACCGAGGCGATCGGCACCCACCCGGCGGTGACGGCCACCAAGTCGATGACCGGTCACCTGCTGGGCGGCTCCGGCGCCCTGGGCGCGCTGGCCACCGTGCTGGCCCTGCGCGACGGGATCGCCCCGGCCACGCTGAACCTGGAGGAGCAGGACCCCCGGATCAAGCTGGACGTGGTGACCGGCGCACCGCGCGCGGGCGCCTACCGCACGGCGCTGGCCAACTCCTTCGGCTTCGGCGGGCACAACGTGTCACTGGTCTTCACGGCGGTCGACTGA
- a CDS encoding MTH1187 family thiamine-binding protein translates to MIAAFSVTPLGAGEDVAEAVAAAVKVVRASGLPNRTDAMFTSIEGEWDEVMAVIKQAVDAVKPFANRVSTVIKIDDRAGVTDGLTRKMASLERHLAE, encoded by the coding sequence ATGATCGCCGCGTTCAGCGTCACACCGCTCGGGGCCGGGGAGGACGTCGCCGAGGCGGTCGCGGCGGCCGTGAAGGTGGTCCGGGCCAGCGGGCTGCCGAACCGGACCGACGCGATGTTCACCTCGATCGAGGGCGAGTGGGACGAGGTGATGGCGGTGATCAAGCAGGCCGTGGACGCCGTCAAGCCGTTCGCCAACCGGGTCAGCACGGTGATCAAGATCGACGACCGGGCCGGGGTCACTGACGGACTGACCCGCAAGATGGCTTCGCTGGAGCGCCACCTGGCCGAGTGA
- a CDS encoding TIGR03842 family LLM class F420-dependent oxidoreductase, with protein MDIGLVLQTDPPAKLVVERMRRAEAAGFTHGWTFDSCVLWQEPFVIYSQILAQTERLTVGPMVTNPSTRAWEVTASTFATLNEMFGNRTVCGIGRGDSAVRVPGGQPATLARLGEAMHVIKELAEGRAVEVHGTAIQLPWVRDGRLPVWMGAYGPKALALAGRQADGFILQLADPYLTEYMVKAVRTAAAEAGRDPASVTVCVAAPAYVTADDSPAALAHARDQCRWFGGMVGNHVAELVRHYGAHSDLVPEELTEYIKGRQGYDYAHHGRAGNPDTEFVPDAIVDRFCLIGPASAQLERLARLRELGVDQFAVYAMHDAVDATIDAYGSEVIPLV; from the coding sequence ATGGACATCGGACTCGTGCTGCAGACCGACCCGCCGGCCAAGCTGGTGGTGGAGCGGATGCGCCGTGCCGAGGCGGCGGGCTTCACGCACGGCTGGACCTTCGACTCCTGCGTGCTCTGGCAGGAGCCGTTCGTGATCTACAGCCAGATCCTGGCGCAGACCGAGCGGCTGACGGTGGGTCCGATGGTGACCAACCCCTCGACCCGCGCCTGGGAGGTGACGGCCTCCACCTTCGCCACGCTGAACGAGATGTTCGGCAACCGGACGGTCTGCGGGATCGGGCGCGGCGACTCGGCGGTGCGGGTGCCCGGCGGGCAGCCGGCCACGCTGGCCCGGCTCGGCGAGGCGATGCACGTGATCAAGGAGCTGGCCGAGGGCCGGGCGGTCGAGGTGCACGGCACCGCGATCCAGCTGCCCTGGGTGCGGGACGGCCGGCTGCCGGTCTGGATGGGCGCCTACGGCCCGAAGGCGCTGGCCCTGGCCGGCCGGCAGGCGGACGGCTTCATCCTGCAGCTGGCCGACCCGTACCTGACGGAGTACATGGTGAAGGCGGTCCGCACGGCCGCCGCCGAGGCCGGGCGCGACCCCGCCTCGGTCACCGTCTGCGTGGCCGCGCCCGCCTACGTGACCGCCGACGACTCCCCCGCCGCCCTGGCGCACGCCCGGGACCAGTGCCGCTGGTTCGGCGGCATGGTCGGCAACCACGTGGCCGAGCTGGTCCGGCACTACGGCGCGCACTCCGACCTGGTGCCGGAGGAGCTGACCGAGTACATCAAGGGCCGGCAGGGCTACGACTACGCGCACCACGGGCGGGCCGGCAACCCGGACACCGAGTTCGTGCCGGACGCCATCGTGGACCGGTTCTGCCTGATCGGCCCAGCCTCGGCGCAGTTGGAGCGGCTGGCGCGGCTGCGCGAGCTGGGCGTGGACCAGTTCGCGGTGTACGCGATGCACGACGCGGTCGACGCGACCATCGACGCCTACGGGTCCGAGGTGATCCCGCTGGTCTGA
- the hydA gene encoding dihydropyrimidinase, with translation MSRTRISNGLVVTAADELRADVLIDGQTVVALAATGSAVADSWQADTVIDATGCYVIPGGVDAHTHMELPFGGTAASDTFETGTRAAAWGGTTTIVDFAVQPRGGSLRAGLDAWHAKAEGNCAIDYGFHTIVSDVTEPVLKEMDQLTDSGESTSFKLFMAYPGVFYSDDGRILRAMQRAADNRALVMVHAENGIAIDVLVEQALAAGRSDPRYHGEVRRELLEAEAVHRAVKLAQVAGSPLYVVHVSAGSALAEIATARDQGLPVFGETCPQYLFLDVDKLAEPDFEGAKYVCSTPLRPREHQAELWKGLRTDDLQVVSTDHCPFCFVGQKELGRGDFSKIPNGLPGVEDRMDLLHQAVLDGRISRRRWVEIACAAPARMFGLYPRKGTIAPGSDADLVVYDPAAAHTLSAATHHMNVDYSAYEGTRVGGGVRTVLSRGAVVLDRGRWLGRAGHGRFLRRDTCQYL, from the coding sequence ATGAGCCGCACCCGGATCAGCAACGGACTGGTCGTCACCGCCGCCGACGAGCTGCGCGCGGACGTCCTGATCGACGGTCAGACGGTGGTCGCGCTGGCCGCCACCGGCAGCGCCGTCGCCGACTCCTGGCAGGCCGACACGGTGATCGACGCCACCGGCTGCTACGTGATCCCCGGCGGGGTCGACGCGCACACCCACATGGAGCTGCCGTTCGGCGGCACCGCCGCCTCGGACACCTTCGAGACCGGCACCCGCGCCGCCGCCTGGGGCGGCACCACCACCATCGTGGACTTCGCGGTGCAGCCGCGCGGCGGCTCGCTGCGGGCCGGCCTGGACGCCTGGCACGCCAAGGCGGAGGGCAACTGCGCGATCGACTACGGCTTCCACACCATCGTCTCGGACGTCACCGAGCCGGTGCTGAAGGAGATGGACCAGCTCACCGACTCCGGCGAGTCCACCTCCTTCAAGCTCTTCATGGCCTACCCCGGCGTGTTCTACAGCGACGACGGGCGGATCCTGCGGGCCATGCAGCGGGCCGCCGACAACCGCGCGCTGGTGATGGTGCACGCGGAGAACGGCATCGCCATCGACGTGCTGGTGGAGCAGGCGCTGGCGGCCGGCCGCAGCGACCCGCGCTACCACGGCGAGGTGCGCCGCGAGCTGCTGGAGGCGGAGGCGGTGCACCGGGCCGTCAAGCTGGCCCAGGTGGCCGGCTCGCCGCTCTACGTGGTGCACGTGTCGGCCGGCTCGGCGCTCGCCGAGATCGCCACCGCCCGGGACCAGGGGCTGCCGGTGTTCGGCGAGACCTGCCCGCAGTACCTCTTCCTGGACGTGGACAAGCTGGCCGAGCCGGACTTCGAGGGCGCCAAGTACGTCTGCTCCACGCCGCTGCGCCCGCGCGAGCACCAGGCCGAGCTGTGGAAGGGCCTGCGCACCGACGACCTCCAGGTGGTCTCCACCGACCACTGCCCGTTCTGCTTCGTGGGTCAAAAAGAGCTGGGCCGGGGCGACTTCTCGAAGATCCCGAACGGCCTGCCCGGCGTCGAGGACCGGATGGACCTGCTGCACCAGGCGGTGCTGGACGGCCGGATCTCGCGGCGGCGCTGGGTGGAGATCGCCTGCGCCGCGCCGGCCCGGATGTTCGGGCTCTACCCGCGCAAGGGCACCATCGCGCCCGGCTCCGACGCCGACCTGGTGGTCTACGACCCGGCGGCCGCGCACACCCTGTCCGCCGCGACCCACCACATGAACGTGGACTACTCGGCCTACGAGGGCACCCGGGTGGGCGGCGGGGTGCGCACCGTGCTCTCCCGGGGCGCGGTGGTGCTGGACCGGGGGCGGTGGCTGGGGCGGGCCGGCCACGGGCGGTTCCTGCGCCGGGATACCTGTCAATACCTGTAG
- a CDS encoding aspartate aminotransferase family protein — protein MTDLQARTTAHTVDPAELLRRHRAVTPAWLATYYREPIELTHGEGRHVWDSAGKRYLDFFGGILTTMTAHALPEVTRAVAEQAGRILHTSTLYLSTPMVELAEQIAALSGIPDAKVFFTPSGTEANELALLLATTHRRSNQVLALRNSYHGRSFSTIGVTGNGSWSPTSLSPLQTLYVHGGVRTAGPFAQLTDDQFTAACVADLEDMLGQAEGTVAALIAEPIQGVGGFTSGPDGLLAAFKEVLDRHGILWISDEVQTGWGRTGDHFWGWQAHGQAGPPDVLTFAKGIANGMSMGGVVARAEVMDSLAANSISTFGGSPITCAAALANLRHLLENDLQGNARRVGAVLREELEKSGLPVELRGRGLMLGVGLRDAATAAATLEHARELGLLVGKGGRAGDALRVAPPLSLTAEEAREGAALLIEALRRAQA, from the coding sequence ATGACCGACCTCCAGGCGCGCACCACCGCGCACACCGTCGACCCGGCCGAGCTGCTGCGCCGGCACCGCGCCGTCACCCCGGCCTGGCTGGCCACCTACTACCGCGAGCCGATCGAACTGACCCACGGCGAGGGCCGGCACGTCTGGGACAGCGCCGGCAAGCGCTACCTCGACTTCTTCGGCGGCATCCTGACCACCATGACGGCGCACGCGCTGCCCGAGGTGACCCGGGCGGTGGCCGAGCAGGCCGGGCGGATCCTGCACACCTCCACGCTCTACCTCTCCACCCCCATGGTCGAGTTGGCCGAGCAGATCGCCGCGCTCTCCGGCATCCCCGACGCCAAGGTGTTCTTCACCCCCTCCGGCACCGAGGCCAACGAGCTGGCGCTGCTGCTCGCCACCACCCACCGGCGCTCCAACCAGGTGCTGGCGCTGCGCAACAGCTACCACGGGCGCTCGTTCTCCACGATCGGCGTGACCGGCAACGGCTCCTGGTCGCCGACCAGCCTCTCCCCCTTGCAGACCCTCTACGTGCACGGCGGGGTGCGCACGGCCGGGCCGTTCGCCCAGCTGACGGACGATCAGTTCACCGCCGCCTGCGTGGCGGACCTGGAGGACATGCTCGGGCAGGCCGAGGGCACGGTGGCGGCGCTGATCGCCGAGCCGATCCAGGGCGTCGGCGGGTTCACCAGCGGGCCGGACGGGCTGCTGGCGGCCTTCAAGGAGGTGCTGGACCGGCACGGGATCCTCTGGATCAGCGACGAGGTGCAGACCGGCTGGGGCCGCACCGGCGACCACTTCTGGGGTTGGCAGGCGCACGGGCAGGCCGGCCCGCCGGACGTGCTGACCTTCGCCAAGGGCATCGCCAACGGCATGTCGATGGGCGGCGTGGTGGCCCGGGCGGAGGTGATGGACTCGCTGGCGGCCAACTCGATCTCCACCTTCGGCGGCAGCCCGATCACCTGCGCCGCCGCCCTGGCCAACCTGCGCCACCTGCTGGAGAACGACCTCCAGGGCAACGCCCGGCGGGTCGGCGCGGTGCTCCGCGAGGAGTTGGAGAAGTCCGGCCTGCCGGTGGAGCTGCGCGGGCGCGGGCTGATGCTCGGGGTCGGCCTGCGGGACGCGGCGACGGCCGCCGCGACGCTGGAGCACGCCCGCGAGCTGGGCCTGCTGGTCGGCAAGGGCGGCCGGGCCGGCGACGCGCTGCGGGTCGCCCCGCCGCTCAGCCTGACGGCGGAGGAGGCCCGCGAGGGCGCGGCCCTGCTGATCGAGGCACTGCGGAGGGCACAGGCATGA
- a CDS encoding nitrilase-related carbon-nitrogen hydrolase, with protein MSQSQIVRAALVQARWTGDQSSMIDLHEQYARAAAADGAQIIGFQEVFNSPYFCQVQEPEHYRWAEPVPDGPTVQRMRSLARELGMVIVVPVYEVEQSGVYYNTAAVIDADGSYLGKYRKHHIPQVKGFWEKYYFKPGNLGWPVFDTAVGKVGVYICYDRHFPEGWRALGLAGAQIVYNPSATSRGLSAYLWQLEQPAAAVANEYFIAAINRVGTEEYGDNDFYGTSYFVDPRGQLVGEAASDKAEELLVRDLDLGLIEQVRQQWAFYRDRRPEAYGPLAQA; from the coding sequence ATGTCGCAGTCGCAGATCGTCCGAGCCGCACTGGTCCAGGCCCGCTGGACCGGCGACCAGTCCTCGATGATCGACCTCCACGAGCAGTACGCCCGCGCCGCCGCCGCCGACGGCGCGCAGATCATCGGGTTCCAGGAGGTCTTCAACTCCCCCTACTTCTGCCAGGTGCAGGAACCCGAGCACTACCGCTGGGCCGAGCCGGTGCCGGACGGCCCGACCGTGCAGCGGATGCGTTCGCTGGCCCGCGAGCTCGGCATGGTGATCGTGGTGCCGGTCTACGAGGTCGAGCAGAGCGGCGTCTACTACAACACCGCCGCGGTGATCGACGCCGACGGCAGCTACCTCGGCAAGTACCGCAAGCACCACATCCCGCAGGTCAAGGGCTTCTGGGAGAAGTACTACTTCAAGCCCGGCAACCTGGGCTGGCCGGTCTTCGACACGGCCGTGGGAAAGGTCGGCGTCTACATCTGCTACGACCGGCACTTCCCGGAGGGCTGGCGGGCGCTGGGCCTGGCCGGCGCGCAGATCGTCTACAACCCCTCGGCGACCAGCCGGGGCCTGTCGGCCTACCTGTGGCAGCTGGAACAGCCGGCCGCGGCGGTGGCCAACGAGTACTTCATCGCGGCGATCAACCGGGTCGGCACCGAGGAGTACGGCGACAACGACTTCTACGGCACCTCCTACTTCGTCGACCCGCGCGGTCAACTGGTCGGCGAGGCGGCCTCGGACAAGGCGGAGGAACTGCTGGTGCGCGACCTGGACCTGGGCCTGATCGAGCAGGTCCGCCAGCAGTGGGCGTTCTACCGCGACCGCCGTCCCGAGGCCTACGGGCCGCTGGCGCAGGCCTGA
- a CDS encoding DMT family transporter has product MAVFLLAVGAACCLGLGFVLQQHAAQRAPRADLLRWRLLLDLCRMPDWLLGIAVMVAGLVLSGLALRAGEVSLVEPLLTVNLVFAMALARLLYRQRLGFSGWGGVVLLGVGVTVFIAAGDPKGGGATASELRHWLVFGIVAGLALLLVSLAKRLPLFEEATLLALAAGLLYGLQDALSRASSRHASHGGIFSALHHWEPYAVVGLGVVGLLLVQSAFEAAPLKMSLPALTAAQPLAGIVCAVGFLGDRLRVSPAALTWETLGLLAMVAGVIVIGRHPSMPAGREGVPKRAADGNPG; this is encoded by the coding sequence GTGGCGGTCTTCCTCCTCGCGGTCGGCGCGGCCTGCTGCCTCGGCCTCGGCTTCGTGCTCCAGCAGCACGCGGCCCAGCGCGCCCCGCGCGCCGACCTGCTGCGCTGGCGGCTGCTGCTGGACCTGTGCCGGATGCCCGACTGGTTGCTCGGGATCGCCGTGATGGTGGCCGGCCTGGTGCTCAGCGGGCTGGCCCTGCGCGCGGGCGAGGTCTCGCTGGTGGAGCCGCTGCTGACCGTCAACCTGGTCTTCGCGATGGCGCTGGCCCGCCTGCTCTACCGGCAGCGGCTGGGCTTCTCCGGCTGGGGCGGGGTGGTGCTGCTCGGGGTGGGGGTGACGGTGTTCATCGCGGCCGGGGACCCGAAGGGCGGCGGGGCGACCGCCTCCGAGCTGCGGCACTGGCTGGTCTTCGGGATCGTGGCGGGCCTGGCGCTGCTGCTGGTCTCGCTGGCCAAGCGGCTGCCGCTGTTCGAGGAGGCCACCTTGCTCGCGCTGGCGGCCGGGCTGCTGTACGGGCTGCAGGACGCGCTGAGCCGGGCCAGCTCGCGGCACGCCAGCCACGGCGGGATCTTCTCGGCGCTGCACCACTGGGAGCCGTACGCGGTGGTCGGGCTGGGCGTGGTCGGGCTGCTGCTGGTGCAGAGCGCGTTCGAGGCCGCGCCGCTGAAGATGTCGCTGCCCGCGCTGACCGCCGCCCAGCCGCTGGCGGGGATCGTCTGCGCCGTCGGGTTCCTGGGCGACCGGCTGCGGGTCTCACCGGCCGCGCTGACCTGGGAGACGCTGGGGCTGCTGGCGATGGTCGCGGGCGTGATCGTGATCGGTCGGCACCCTTCGATGCCCGCCGGCCGCGAGGGCGTGCCCAAGCGCGCGGCCGACGGCAATCCGGGTTGA